In Desulfosediminicola ganghwensis, a single window of DNA contains:
- a CDS encoding methylenetetrahydrofolate reductase: MKTESRLEKVLAAGHLAVTGECGPPRGAMPDKVREKAKYLEGVVDAVNITDNQTAMVRMSSFAASVICKQEGLNPLLQMVTRDRNRLAMQADIIGAYSLGIDTMLCLSGDHTKFGDHPMAANVHDIDSVQLIQMVKDMRDEGKFQGGAEIKGAPKMFIGAAANPFADPFELRVMRLAKKINAGADFIQTQCIFNIPKFEEWMEGVRKMGLHKKAYIMAGVTPIKSVGAARFMKNRVPGMDVPQEIVDRMASVPKEQQPEEGVKICVEAIERIKKIEGVAGFHIMAIEWEEKVEEICERAGLLPRPQV, encoded by the coding sequence ATGAAAACTGAGAGCAGATTAGAAAAAGTACTCGCAGCAGGCCATCTTGCAGTTACCGGGGAATGTGGTCCCCCACGCGGAGCGATGCCTGATAAGGTCCGGGAGAAAGCCAAATACCTGGAGGGTGTGGTCGATGCCGTCAACATCACCGATAACCAGACAGCTATGGTACGCATGTCCAGCTTTGCTGCCTCCGTCATCTGTAAACAAGAAGGGCTGAATCCCTTATTGCAGATGGTAACCCGTGACCGTAACCGTCTGGCCATGCAGGCAGATATCATTGGCGCCTACTCTCTTGGCATAGATACCATGCTCTGTCTCTCCGGCGATCATACCAAATTTGGCGATCACCCAATGGCAGCCAACGTTCATGATATCGACTCTGTCCAGCTGATCCAGATGGTCAAAGATATGCGTGACGAAGGCAAATTCCAGGGTGGAGCCGAAATCAAGGGTGCGCCCAAGATGTTCATCGGTGCCGCCGCCAACCCATTTGCCGATCCGTTTGAGCTTCGTGTAATGCGTCTCGCCAAGAAGATCAACGCCGGGGCTGACTTTATCCAGACCCAGTGCATCTTCAACATTCCCAAGTTTGAAGAGTGGATGGAAGGCGTACGCAAAATGGGTCTGCACAAGAAAGCCTACATTATGGCTGGTGTTACACCGATTAAATCTGTCGGTGCCGCACGTTTCATGAAGAACAGAGTGCCGGGGATGGACGTTCCTCAAGAGATTGTCGATCGCATGGCGTCTGTTCCTAAAGAGCAACAGCCTGAAGAAGGCGTCAAGATCTGCGTTGAGGCTATCGAGCGCATCAAAAAGATCGAGGGCGTCGCCGGGTTCCATATCATGGCTATCGAATGGGAAGAAAAAGTTGAGGAAATTTGCGAAAGAGCGGGACTTCTGCCACGCCCTCAAGTATAA
- a CDS encoding response regulator, translated as MSDKQLILVVDDDTDLVEMVSMKLENEHFRVAKAYDGIEAMDRIQEERPDLMVLDVMMPRKDGYTLCDELKTSDDYKDINIVLLTAVTEAIGTTNYTHLGGKTTLADDFISKPIDLDKLVGIVRDNL; from the coding sequence GTGAGCGATAAGCAACTGATTTTGGTCGTAGATGACGATACAGATCTCGTGGAAATGGTCTCCATGAAACTGGAAAATGAACACTTCCGGGTAGCCAAGGCGTATGATGGCATTGAGGCTATGGACAGGATTCAGGAAGAACGTCCCGATCTCATGGTGCTCGATGTAATGATGCCCAGAAAGGATGGCTACACTCTGTGTGATGAACTTAAAACATCAGACGACTACAAGGATATCAATATTGTCCTGTTAACCGCTGTTACCGAGGCTATCGGTACCACCAACTATACCCATCTGGGGGGCAAGACTACCCTCGCTGATGATTTTATCTCCAAGCCGATTGACCTGGATAAACTCGTCGGGATAGTTCGTGACAATCTGTAG
- a CDS encoding PAS domain-containing sensor histidine kinase: MERFLDELDWRIRIFDSLSHPTLILNREREIIAANKVFYERFQTSREELAGRCCYDKKNNQLLASFLPCTTERCPHQIAVETGTTQSIQIKSTDLSGNLKWEERFFSPILDDNGEVKYIIESIRDISKIKHLERKYSKMRELIDKVVQSSVSAIVAADRSGEIILVNEAAEKLFGYSLLDEESISIEDFYPPGVARAIMEDLRDESIGGRGKLPVTNVAIVSRSGESIPVEMTAAIIYEDGTETATAAIFNDLREKHAVARRLKETEVQLAHSEKLASIGRLAAGVAHEINNPLTSILLYGNIMYNALESDHPFSENLRFILEDAERCTSIVKNLLAYSRQTSPSRAIFYLNNMVNESLGLIRDQKLFINVKIIKNYDERPILVNADKNQLCQVVINLLLNAFDAMGGNGTLTLTTYKTEDFKAFIEIKDSGDGISSEIRSKIFDPFFTTKQPGKGTGLGLSMAYGIMQENAGEIYLKETGDDGTTIVLELPEEPVNDDFPYCSIC, from the coding sequence ATGGAACGTTTTTTGGACGAACTCGACTGGCGGATACGAATATTTGATTCGCTCTCTCATCCTACCCTGATACTGAACAGGGAAAGAGAGATTATTGCCGCCAACAAAGTTTTTTACGAACGATTTCAAACCAGTCGTGAAGAACTGGCAGGCCGATGCTGTTATGATAAAAAAAACAATCAGCTCCTCGCCTCATTTCTGCCCTGTACCACTGAACGGTGCCCCCATCAAATTGCGGTCGAAACCGGCACCACACAATCGATCCAGATAAAATCTACAGATCTTTCCGGTAACCTCAAGTGGGAAGAACGCTTCTTCTCCCCCATCCTCGATGATAACGGCGAAGTAAAATACATCATTGAATCAATCAGGGATATTAGTAAAATCAAGCATCTTGAGCGAAAATACTCAAAAATGCGGGAGTTGATCGATAAGGTTGTGCAAAGCTCAGTCAGCGCCATTGTTGCAGCAGACCGTAGTGGGGAAATCATTCTGGTCAATGAAGCAGCTGAAAAGTTATTCGGCTATTCACTCCTGGATGAAGAATCAATAAGCATTGAGGATTTCTACCCCCCCGGCGTGGCGCGGGCAATAATGGAGGACCTGCGTGATGAGTCCATCGGCGGCCGGGGTAAACTCCCTGTCACCAACGTGGCAATAGTCTCTCGATCAGGTGAATCGATCCCTGTGGAAATGACTGCGGCCATAATTTACGAGGATGGTACAGAGACAGCCACCGCAGCCATATTCAATGACCTTCGTGAAAAGCACGCTGTCGCCAGAAGGCTCAAGGAAACAGAGGTCCAACTGGCCCACTCTGAAAAACTCGCATCTATCGGACGCCTTGCTGCCGGAGTCGCCCACGAGATCAACAACCCGCTCACCTCGATTCTGCTTTACGGCAATATCATGTATAACGCGCTTGAGTCTGACCACCCGTTTTCTGAGAATCTCCGTTTTATTCTTGAGGACGCAGAGCGTTGCACCTCGATTGTCAAAAACCTGCTGGCCTACTCACGACAGACCAGCCCGTCACGAGCTATTTTTTATCTCAACAATATGGTCAATGAAAGTCTGGGCCTGATCCGGGATCAAAAACTCTTTATCAATGTCAAAATTATCAAGAATTACGATGAACGGCCAATACTTGTTAACGCAGATAAGAATCAGCTTTGTCAGGTGGTTATCAACCTCTTGCTGAACGCCTTCGACGCCATGGGAGGAAATGGCACCCTCACCCTTACAACCTATAAAACCGAAGACTTCAAAGCTTTTATTGAAATTAAGGACTCCGGTGACGGTATCAGCAGCGAGATTCGCTCGAAGATTTTTGATCCTTTCTTTACCACCAAACAACCCGGTAAGGGTACTGGTCTCGGACTCAGCATGGCATATGGCATAATGCAGGAAAACGCAGGAGAAATTTACCTCAAGGAAACGGGCGATGACGGTACGACAATTGTTCTCGAACTTCCGGAAGAACCGGTTAACGACGATTTTCCATATTGCTCTATCTGTTGA
- a CDS encoding 4Fe-4S dicluster domain-containing protein: protein MNFNILLTLAVLTCLVGLALRLYAWFSQGIHPPSFSISPFQRLTWALQAVVATLFSGKVISLIKSIFTDLLFQKRIMQKSLLRWTAHSLIFAGFILLLLMHAMESVISANLFTNYVSTLNPYLFLRNLFGVMVIAGIGIAVFRRITLKSKRLISYNSDWAALILVGVIILSGMLLEGSRISSYTVFQSMMEEYGAFDEAEAANVEAFWVAENGLVSPNISGQIPAAQIELGREANSFSCIECHASNSSAFASYSLKGITRPFAMILGDSTAVGLFYFLHVLFCLTFLAWLPFSKMFHIISAPVSLLSRSVVGPGAQELEENEGPGLANTLTSQMVGLSACTHCGSCSTECSSSMFFESFKNDFILPSEKMQFLKHLAAGNPIDPQTRKQLQEGLYVCTSCDRCTEICPSGINLKGIFINARYALLEDGIPEKTLISHFSFPLALAQRYPDSHLKALKAVEEIFRRTFQKLTDLALPLSLSPAGGMLNDSYKSCYSCQRCTNICPVVRSYSNPVESLDMLPHQLIYSLGIGNSEVAMGSQMIWSCSTCYLCQEHCPNQVELTDIFYNLKNAALKKIDSGERS from the coding sequence ATGAACTTCAACATACTTCTGACACTAGCAGTTCTCACCTGTCTGGTAGGTTTGGCGCTCCGACTCTACGCATGGTTTTCCCAGGGAATTCATCCGCCATCATTCTCTATTTCACCCTTTCAAAGACTAACCTGGGCCCTGCAAGCTGTTGTTGCCACTCTTTTCAGCGGCAAGGTCATCTCGCTCATCAAATCGATATTCACCGATCTGCTTTTTCAAAAGCGGATAATGCAGAAATCACTCCTTCGCTGGACCGCGCACAGCCTCATCTTTGCTGGTTTCATACTGCTTCTTTTGATGCACGCCATGGAGTCGGTAATCAGTGCCAACCTTTTTACGAATTACGTCTCTACCCTGAACCCATATCTCTTTCTCCGTAACCTCTTCGGAGTAATGGTTATTGCTGGCATTGGTATCGCGGTCTTCAGAAGAATCACGCTCAAGTCAAAGCGTCTCATAAGTTACAATAGTGACTGGGCTGCCTTGATTCTGGTTGGGGTAATTATTTTATCAGGAATGCTGCTGGAAGGTTCGCGCATATCCTCCTACACTGTTTTCCAGTCGATGATGGAGGAGTATGGTGCATTCGACGAGGCAGAAGCTGCCAATGTTGAGGCGTTCTGGGTCGCTGAGAATGGTCTTGTTTCACCGAATATCTCTGGCCAAATTCCAGCCGCGCAGATTGAGCTTGGTCGCGAGGCGAACAGCTTCAGCTGTATTGAGTGCCACGCCTCAAACAGTTCCGCTTTTGCCAGTTACAGCCTTAAGGGTATAACGCGTCCCTTTGCCATGATTCTTGGCGACAGTACAGCGGTAGGCTTGTTCTATTTTCTCCACGTACTGTTCTGTCTGACCTTCCTCGCCTGGCTGCCGTTCAGCAAGATGTTTCATATCATCTCCGCACCGGTCAGCCTTCTTTCAAGAAGCGTAGTCGGCCCGGGCGCCCAAGAATTAGAAGAGAATGAGGGGCCCGGTCTCGCCAACACACTTACCAGTCAGATGGTTGGCCTGTCTGCCTGCACCCACTGCGGATCATGCTCTACAGAATGTTCCTCTTCCATGTTTTTCGAATCATTTAAAAATGATTTCATCCTTCCTTCAGAGAAGATGCAGTTTCTCAAGCATCTGGCAGCCGGCAATCCGATTGACCCGCAAACCCGCAAGCAACTCCAGGAAGGGTTATACGTCTGCACAAGTTGTGACAGGTGCACCGAGATCTGCCCATCCGGAATCAACCTTAAAGGTATCTTCATCAATGCCCGTTACGCGCTTCTGGAAGACGGCATACCCGAAAAGACCCTGATCAGCCACTTTTCCTTTCCGCTGGCTCTTGCTCAACGATATCCAGACAGTCATCTCAAGGCGCTGAAGGCAGTTGAAGAAATATTTCGCAGAACCTTCCAAAAACTCACGGACCTTGCCCTGCCACTGTCTCTCTCACCAGCCGGAGGCATGCTGAATGACAGTTATAAAAGTTGTTACTCCTGCCAGCGATGCACCAACATCTGCCCCGTGGTCCGCAGTTACAGCAATCCTGTCGAGTCTCTTGATATGCTGCCACATCAGCTCATTTACAGCCTCGGAATCGGTAACAGTGAAGTCGCCATGGGCTCTCAAATGATCTGGAGTTGCTCGACCTGCTACCTGTGCCAGGAACATTGCCCCAACCAGGTTGAACTCACCGATATTTTTTACAACTTGAAAAACGCTGCATTGAAGAAAATTGATTCCGGAGAACGCTCATGA